GCCATTTCCTTGCCTTGCAGCTGGAGCAGATGGGCAGTCCCTTCTCGGAGCCAGACTTCGCCCTGCCCGAGGTACAGCTGGAGTCTCTACCGCCGGCCTCCATCCACTACCTGGTTTGGCGTCGTCTGAGTGACCAGGAGCGTCTGACGGCCAACTACCAAGCCCACGGCCTCTTCCTGGAGTTCCTGCAACTGGTGATGGATGACCTGCAGGCTTTGGGCCTGTCGCAAGGCCCCGGGCCTCTCGCGGACCAGCTGACTTTCGCCAGGGCGCAGCTGGAGGGCCTGGTCTCCAATGTGGGCTCGCTGCTGGTCGCCATGGGTTACCAACTCCCCAAGCTCAGCGACCCCCTGGATTCCGATTCTTACGGCCGCACCAACTTTGATAGGAAGGTCAGAGGTTACATCATCATCAGGGAACTCCGCGATTGGCTGGATAGAACCGAGAGAGACTTTAAACTGCTCTCCTATGCCTATCCGGCCTGAATgacctttgcccccccccccccggaaccagcccccgtcccccctctcccaccccccacacccgggTACCTCGCTTTCCATCCCGAATCCATGTTTTCCTTCTGTCTTCCTTTCACATTGCTCattcccggggttagatacagagtaaagctccctctacactgtccccatcaaacactcccaggacaggtacagcacggggttagatacagagtaaagctctcgttATACTGTCCAAGAATCAGACAATCCctacaacaggaggccattcggaccattgggtctgcaccaactctccaacagagcacttca
The sequence above is drawn from the Mustelus asterias unplaced genomic scaffold, sMusAst1.hap1.1 HAP1_SCAFFOLD_1273, whole genome shotgun sequence genome and encodes:
- the LOC144488074 gene encoding cardiotrophin-2-like, coding for MSNVGRLIVTGKEIAFLFLVCSLAQCDSASIAVNTLIRRTHDLTLLLKQKTSCLLSTYLEQMGSPFSEPDFALPEVQLESLPPASIHYLVWRRLSDQERLTANYQAHGLFLEFLQLVMDDLQALGLSQGPGPLADQLTFARAQLEGLVSNVGSLLVAMGYQLPKLSDPLDSDSYGRTNFDRKVRGYIIIRELRDWLDRTERDFKLLSYAYPA